From the Hyphomicrobiaceae bacterium genome, the window TAGCCTTTGCAGCCCCCGCGCGACGACCGGTCGAAGGAGCGGCGCGGGTGGCAGCAACCTTGACTTGATCGACACCCTGCTCACGCAGGATCTTCTGAACGCCTTTGATCGTATAGCCTTCGGCGTGCAGAAGGTGACGAATGCCGCGCAGCAACGCCATGTCTTCCGGCCGGTAATAGCGCCGACCGCCACCACGTTTCATGGGCTTGATCTGCGGAAACTTTCCTTCCCAGAATCGCAGCACGTGCTTTGGAACATCCAGTTCATCCGCGACCTCGCCGATGGTGCGGAATGCATCTGCGGATTTGTTCATAGTCTAACCTCGCCCTCAGCCTCATGTGCTTGGGCGAAAGCGCAAGACCGCGCTAAGCTTACGCACCTTCTATGAGGCACGCGCGCTGATGTCGGAAAACCCAAATGCTAAGAAGATGACACAGCGCGTGATGCGCGATCATACCTCAATGAATGTCAAAACGACAAAAGCAAAAAAATTTCTTGGCGAGTTCGTCGCGTCACTCTGCGGCACGCTTTGAGTGCCCCTTGTTGATGCGATCCTTCATAATGTTGGAAGGACGAAACACCAGAACACGGCGCGGCGTAATCGGCACTTCCTTGCCCGTCTTCGGATTGCGTCCGACGCGCTCGCCCTTTTGCCGGATTCCGAAAGAACCAAACGAAGAGAGCTTCACAGCCTCGCCACCCGCGAGGCTGCCCGAAATCTCTTCGAGCACACGCTCGACCAGATCCTGGCTTTCATTGCGCGGCAGCCCGACTTTTTCGACCACCGCCTCCGCCAGATCGGCGCGGGTCAACGTTTTGCCTCCCATTGTCCTCTCCCTTGACCGGACTATGAATTTTTGCGCGATGCTACCGGGTGATTTCGTCGCGGTCAACGCGGGAAGCAACTGAAATTTCTGCTTTTTTCGTTGTTGCAGCGCACCCGCTCCTGCGACGCGAGGCTTTTGGAGGCGTTTACCGAGCTTGTTAAGACAAAAAGCACGCGCGGACGCACGCGCACGAGCCGCGGAAAACGGCAGCTGTTCCGTCACCGCAAATGGGGATAAGGGCCCGCTAGACGAGGCCGTCGGACCTACCAGCGGGCGAGAACTGCACCCCAGGTGAAGCCGCCACCCATCGCTTCCATCAGAACAAGGCTACCTTCTTTGAGACGGTGCTGCTCGAAGGCTTCATTGAGCGCCAGGGGAATTGAGGCTGCCGACGTGTTGCCGTGCTTGTCGAGGGTCATAACGATCTTGCCCGGATCAACGCCGAGTTTCTTTGCAATGCCATCAAGGATGCGTTGATTGGCTTGGTGAGGCACGAACAGGTCAATCTCACTCGCGGTGAATCCTGTCATGACAAGAGTTTCTTCGATAACGCCGGAGATTTTCTGAACGGCATGGCGGAAAACTTCTCGGCCGTTCATGCGCAGATGTCCGGTCGTCTTGGTGGAACCAGGGCCGCCGTCAACATAGAGCAGATCCTCGAAGCGTCCATCAGAGCGGATGCGCGTCGCTAGAATACCGCGGTCGTCACGCCCGCCGTTTTGTGGCTGCGCCTCAAGCACAATCGCACCCGCGCCATCTCCGAACAGCACGCACGTCGTGCGATCCTGCCAATCGAGAATGCGCGAGAACGTCTCAGCCCCGATCACGATGGCGCGTTTGAATTGGCCGGTCCGCAGGAAATTATCTGCCACCGTCATCGCAAAGACAAAGCCTGAACAGACGGCTTGAACGTCAAAGGCGGCGCCGCGCGTTATACCGAGCATCTGTTGGATGCGCACGGCAGTGGCAGGAAACGTGCGATCCGGCGTCGCGGTGGCGCAGATCACCAGATCGATGTCGACCGGGTCGATACCCGCGCGTACCAGCGCCTGCTTGGCTGCCGCGGCGCCGAGATCGGACGTATGCTCATTTTCGCCGGCAACGTAGCGCTGTCGAATGCCCGTGCGCTCCACGATCCATTCGTTGGACGTATCGACGATCTTGGCCATCTCGTCATTTGTCACCACGCGCTTCGGCAGATGCGCGCCGATACCGCGAATGACCGATCGAATGACTGCCACGAATACTTTCCTTCTCGCTTTCCTGGCCTTTTTCTGGCCCGCACCTAGCCGGTACGTTCGGCAGATGCCGGCGGAGCACTGTCCACCGCCTGCTCGATCTTATGGTGAAACGCGTCCAGATCGTCCGTCAGTCGGGAGATAAGGCCGGAGTCAGCCATCTCGTAGGCGAGATCGACGGCGCTGGCAAATCCGAAGGCATCGGTGCCGCCGTGGCTCTTTACCGCTATGCCTTTCAGGCCCAGAAACGTGCCGCCGTTGACCCGCCGAGGATCCATCTTGGCTTTCAAAGCCCTGAACCCACCGCGCGCCAATAGCGCCCCGATCTTGGTCAAAAGAGAACTCGTCATCGCACCCTTGAGATAGACGCCGATCTGGCGCGCCGTACCTTCGGCTGTCTTCAGTGCGATGTTTCCGGCGAAGCCTTCCACAACGATGACGTCGGCGGCGCCGTGGCCGATCTGATCGCCTTCCACAAAGCCCT encodes:
- a CDS encoding MerR family transcriptional regulator → MNKSADAFRTIGEVADELDVPKHVLRFWEGKFPQIKPMKRGGGRRYYRPEDMALLRGIRHLLHAEGYTIKGVQKILREQGVDQVKVAATRAAPSTGRRAGAAKASVRGLKDGKATTPQTPAQSPPAASAQAVGEAIPGTQKNRADVIRSVIRELEQCRALLIGNVIAEASAVAKRSRAGGRT
- a CDS encoding integration host factor subunit alpha, with protein sequence MGGKTLTRADLAEAVVEKVGLPRNESQDLVERVLEEISGSLAGGEAVKLSSFGSFGIRQKGERVGRNPKTGKEVPITPRRVLVFRPSNIMKDRINKGHSKRAAE
- a CDS encoding beta-ketoacyl-ACP synthase III, encoding MAVIRSVIRGIGAHLPKRVVTNDEMAKIVDTSNEWIVERTGIRQRYVAGENEHTSDLGAAAAKQALVRAGIDPVDIDLVICATATPDRTFPATAVRIQQMLGITRGAAFDVQAVCSGFVFAMTVADNFLRTGQFKRAIVIGAETFSRILDWQDRTTCVLFGDGAGAIVLEAQPQNGGRDDRGILATRIRSDGRFEDLLYVDGGPGSTKTTGHLRMNGREVFRHAVQKISGVIEETLVMTGFTASEIDLFVPHQANQRILDGIAKKLGVDPGKIVMTLDKHGNTSAASIPLALNEAFEQHRLKEGSLVLMEAMGGGFTWGAVLARW